From a single Fulvivirga ulvae genomic region:
- the mutL gene encoding DNA mismatch repair endonuclease MutL → MPDIIRLLPDSLANQIAAGEVVQRPASAIKELLENSIDAGATDIKVIIKEAGKTLMQVMDNGKGMSETDARMSLERHATSKISKTEDLFSIRTMGFRGEALASMAAVSQLEIKTRQPDAELGTLLYVEASEVKKQEPAACEQGTSICIKNLFYNVPARRNFLKSNGVEMKHITDEFQRVALANPEVSFSLYQNDLEAYNLPAGKLSQRIVNLFGKNYKEQLASCHEEAAEISIHGYIGKPEFAKKTRGEQFFFVNKRFVRSNYLNHAVMNAFEGLLAEGSYPFYVLFIDIDPIHVDVNVHPTKTEIKFDDERTVYAIVRAAAKQALATHNITPALDFSADINLGSKMDFRRETIKDKNYSQFKSAGSNNPQKSNQEHWEKLFHEHPGKGSLTSDVEREDPEGSMTLTFESNLNTKSESEVMSTDHKKSIFQLHQRYIITQVKSGMMIVDQQAAHERILFEKYMGCLRSSKGASQQTLFPQTLSLNPGDHSLVMEMEEELKALGFLVEPFGKNDIIIKGMPAEIGTVNEKEVFEGLIEQFKRNKSELSIPRKENLARALAKRTALKHGLRLSEEEMSGLIDQLFACDSPNYAPNGQVTFYILELNKIDNFFNK, encoded by the coding sequence ATGCCAGATATTATCCGTTTACTTCCTGATTCCTTAGCAAACCAGATCGCGGCGGGTGAGGTAGTACAACGTCCGGCATCTGCCATTAAGGAACTTTTAGAAAACTCAATTGATGCAGGTGCTACTGATATTAAAGTCATTATAAAAGAAGCCGGTAAAACACTCATGCAGGTTATGGACAACGGGAAGGGGATGTCCGAAACTGATGCGAGAATGAGTCTGGAGCGCCATGCTACATCAAAAATAAGCAAGACAGAAGATCTTTTTTCCATCAGAACGATGGGTTTCAGGGGAGAGGCACTGGCGTCTATGGCCGCAGTCTCACAGTTGGAGATCAAAACCCGCCAGCCTGACGCTGAGTTGGGCACTTTGCTTTATGTAGAAGCGTCAGAAGTGAAAAAACAAGAACCGGCAGCATGTGAGCAGGGAACTTCAATTTGTATAAAAAACTTATTTTACAACGTACCTGCCCGCAGGAATTTCCTGAAGTCCAACGGTGTGGAGATGAAGCACATCACCGATGAGTTTCAGAGGGTAGCATTGGCCAACCCCGAAGTAAGCTTTTCGCTTTACCAGAATGACCTGGAAGCCTACAATTTACCTGCAGGTAAACTCAGCCAACGGATTGTTAATCTTTTCGGGAAAAATTATAAGGAGCAGCTAGCCTCTTGTCATGAGGAAGCTGCCGAAATATCTATCCATGGCTACATCGGCAAGCCAGAGTTTGCCAAAAAGACCAGGGGTGAGCAGTTTTTCTTTGTCAATAAGCGATTTGTAAGGAGCAATTACCTTAACCATGCCGTAATGAATGCCTTTGAAGGGTTACTTGCAGAGGGAAGCTATCCTTTTTATGTGCTTTTTATAGATATAGACCCTATTCATGTTGATGTGAACGTACACCCTACCAAGACAGAGATAAAGTTTGATGATGAACGTACAGTGTATGCCATCGTAAGAGCTGCTGCAAAGCAGGCTCTGGCGACACATAACATAACACCGGCCCTTGATTTTTCTGCAGATATCAATCTTGGCTCAAAAATGGACTTTAGGCGTGAAACCATTAAGGATAAGAATTATAGCCAATTTAAAAGTGCTGGCAGCAATAACCCCCAAAAATCGAATCAGGAGCACTGGGAAAAACTGTTTCATGAACATCCCGGCAAAGGAAGCCTGACAAGCGATGTAGAGCGTGAGGATCCGGAGGGTAGTATGACGCTGACCTTTGAAAGCAACCTCAATACAAAAAGTGAAAGTGAGGTAATGTCAACGGATCATAAAAAGTCAATTTTCCAACTTCACCAAAGGTATATTATTACACAGGTGAAGTCAGGAATGATGATTGTTGACCAACAGGCAGCACACGAACGAATACTATTTGAAAAATATATGGGTTGCCTGAGAAGCAGCAAAGGGGCCTCGCAGCAAACTTTATTTCCCCAGACACTTTCGCTAAACCCTGGCGACCACTCACTCGTAATGGAAATGGAAGAGGAGCTGAAAGCTTTAGGCTTTTTGGTCGAACCTTTTGGTAAAAATGATATTATTATAAAAGGAATGCCTGCCGAAATAGGGACGGTCAATGAGAAAGAGGTATTTGAAGGGCTCATAGAGCAGTTTAAAAGAAATAAATCGGAACTATCTATCCCAAGAAAGGAAAATCTTGCGAGGGCTTTGGCAAAACGTACTGCTCTAAAACATGGATTAAGACTAAGCGAAGAGGAGATGTCAGGTTTGATTGACCAGCTGTTTGCCTGCGACAGTCCCAACTATGCACCTAATGGTCAGGTGACTTTTTATATTTTGGAATTGAATAAAATAGACAACTTTTTTAATAAGTAA
- a CDS encoding sterol desaturase family protein, whose protein sequence is MAQPATKNKPSNKGTTTLFKNPIIERLSRTHISIPITLFILYSGGLLYWSVINTDLAAGTTISLFCIGLLAFTLVEYLMHRYLFHMATYTKLREKIQYNFHGVHHDFPRDKDRLAMPPLVSITIATLLLFLFRLLMGDLVFGFLPGFLIGYAGYLFVHYIVHAYQPPKNIFKTLWVHHGIHHYKDSERAFGVSSPLWDYIFRTMPLKGK, encoded by the coding sequence ATGGCTCAACCAGCAACTAAAAATAAACCAAGCAACAAGGGAACTACCACTTTATTTAAAAACCCAATCATAGAACGGTTATCCCGGACACACATATCAATACCGATTACATTATTTATATTATATTCCGGAGGGCTGCTTTACTGGAGTGTAATTAACACAGACCTTGCTGCAGGCACTACCATATCATTATTTTGTATAGGACTGCTGGCTTTCACATTGGTTGAATACCTTATGCACCGTTATTTATTTCATATGGCAACCTATACTAAACTGAGAGAAAAAATCCAATACAACTTTCACGGTGTTCACCACGATTTCCCAAGGGACAAAGACAGGCTGGCTATGCCTCCGCTGGTAAGTATTACTATTGCGACTTTGCTGCTATTCTTGTTCCGCCTTTTAATGGGTGATTTAGTTTTTGGCTTTTTACCGGGTTTCCTGATCGGCTATGCAGGTTATTTATTCGTTCACTATATAGTTCATGCGTATCAGCCGCCAAAAAATATATTTAAAACCCTGTGGGTGCACCACGGTATACATCACTACAAAGATTCGGAAAGAGCATTCGGAGTATCATCACCGTTATGGGATTATATATTTCGCACCATGCCTTTGAAAGGGAAGTAA
- the bshA gene encoding N-acetyl-alpha-D-glucosaminyl L-malate synthase BshA has translation MKIGIVCYPTFGGSGVVATELGKALAKAGHKIHFITYSQPTRLDFFNENLFYHEVDIRSYPLFEYPPYELALASKMVDVVKYEKLDLLHVHYAIPHASAAYMAKQILKTEGINIPIVTTLHGTDITLVGKDPSYAPVVTFSINASDGVTAVSEDLKKDTYLHFKILKDIAVIPNFIDLERFKKQKKEHFKRAICPNNEKLIVHTSNFRKVKRVDDVVRIFNKMRQQIPAKLLLVGDGPERSNIEALCRELGTCDDIRFLGKLEAVEEVLSVADLFIMPSEKESFGLAALEAMACEVPVISTNAGGLPELNINGKTGFLSKVGDIDDMTKNALHILKDDNLPTFKHNALERAKEFDITNIMPMYEDFYRDILEAQNEPQTI, from the coding sequence ATGAAAATAGGAATCGTATGCTACCCTACTTTCGGGGGTAGCGGTGTGGTGGCCACAGAGTTGGGAAAAGCTTTGGCCAAGGCGGGTCATAAGATCCACTTCATAACATATTCTCAGCCTACAAGGCTTGATTTTTTTAATGAGAACCTTTTTTACCACGAAGTAGACATCCGGTCTTACCCGCTTTTTGAATACCCGCCATATGAATTGGCACTCGCCAGTAAAATGGTAGATGTAGTAAAATATGAAAAACTCGATTTACTTCATGTGCACTATGCCATACCGCATGCCTCGGCAGCCTATATGGCCAAGCAGATATTAAAAACGGAAGGCATAAATATACCCATAGTCACTACACTTCACGGCACGGATATAACACTTGTAGGCAAAGACCCGTCATATGCACCGGTGGTAACCTTCAGCATCAATGCCTCTGATGGTGTAACTGCTGTTTCGGAAGATTTGAAAAAAGACACCTACCTGCACTTCAAAATACTCAAAGACATTGCCGTGATACCTAACTTTATAGACCTTGAACGCTTTAAGAAACAAAAGAAGGAGCACTTTAAAAGGGCCATATGCCCCAACAATGAGAAGTTAATCGTGCATACCTCTAATTTTCGTAAGGTAAAACGAGTTGATGATGTAGTGAGGATTTTCAACAAAATGAGACAACAAATACCTGCAAAACTATTGCTGGTAGGCGATGGTCCTGAACGAAGCAATATAGAGGCCTTGTGTCGTGAGCTCGGCACATGCGATGATATCAGATTTTTAGGTAAGCTGGAGGCAGTGGAAGAAGTATTGTCTGTAGCTGACCTCTTTATCATGCCTTCAGAAAAAGAAAGCTTTGGCCTAGCCGCCCTTGAAGCTATGGCGTGTGAAGTACCTGTGATCTCAACCAATGCAGGGGGTTTACCCGAGTTGAACATAAACGGTAAAACAGGGTTTCTAAGTAAAGTAGGCGATATTGATGATATGACAAAAAACGCTTTACATATTTTAAAAGACGATAATTTACCTACTTTTAAACATAATGCTCTGGAAAGAGCCAAAGAGTTTGACATTACTAATATAATGCCGATGTATGAAGATTTTTACAGGGACATACTCGAAGCTCAAAATGAGCCTCAGACGATATAA
- a CDS encoding AlbA family DNA-binding domain-containing protein, with amino-acid sequence MEFNDIKRLVAGGESETVEFKRKAAHPDKIVKELVAFANTKGGYLLVGVNDDGSIPGLKFPEDDAYALDQAINKYCKPSLKVRQEIVPISEKRAVVLYHVSPGKKKPYYVITDFETKWGQAFVRIDDKSIKASKEVREILKRGNKNKGVKFNYGEKEKILIDYLDKNKSITLNEFKKLAHLTTYSASRTLILLVLANVLSIEPSDKDDLYSLKAI; translated from the coding sequence ATGGAATTCAATGATATAAAAAGATTGGTAGCCGGAGGTGAATCAGAAACCGTAGAGTTTAAAAGAAAGGCTGCGCACCCTGATAAAATAGTAAAAGAGCTTGTAGCCTTTGCTAATACAAAAGGGGGCTATTTGTTGGTAGGTGTAAATGACGACGGCTCTATTCCCGGGCTGAAATTTCCGGAAGATGATGCTTATGCCCTTGATCAGGCTATAAACAAGTACTGCAAACCTTCCTTAAAAGTAAGGCAGGAAATAGTCCCTATTTCTGAAAAGCGTGCGGTGGTGCTTTACCATGTATCTCCGGGCAAAAAAAAACCTTACTATGTAATTACAGATTTTGAAACGAAGTGGGGACAAGCCTTTGTGAGAATAGATGACAAGAGCATAAAAGCCAGCAAAGAGGTACGCGAAATATTAAAAAGAGGTAATAAAAACAAGGGTGTCAAATTCAATTATGGAGAAAAAGAAAAAATACTCATTGACTACCTGGACAAGAACAAAAGTATAACCCTCAATGAATTTAAGAAGCTCGCACACCTGACTACCTACAGCGCTTCAAGAACACTGATATTGCTTGTACTGGCAAATGTCCTGTCAATTGAACCCAGTGATAAAGATGACTTGTATAGCTTAAAAGCAATATAA
- a CDS encoding sigma 54-interacting transcriptional regulator: MTQPNDIKTLGALKSAGYRSRSVKQELRDNLIEKIRAKEKVFSGIWGYEETVIPDLERAILSMHDINLLGLRGQAKTRMARMMVTLLDEYIPIIADSELNDDPFHPISRYGRDIIAEMGDDTPIDWLHREDRYSEKLATPDVSIADLIGDVDPIKAATLKLPYSDERVIHFGLIPRSHRGIFVINELPDLQARIQVALFNILQEGDIQIRGFKVRMPLDIQFVFTANPEDYTNRGSIVTPLKDRIDSQIITHYPKDLKVSRMITEQEARIKPEQKEAVEVNDIAKDLIEQIAFEARNSEYVDAKSGVSARLTISAYENLVSGAERRALYNGGKTSVRISDLYGVIPSITGKVELVYEGEQEGPGIVANNLVGKAIRTQFIHFFPNPEKIRKQKEENPYKQITDWFGEEHTLDLLNDFNNQDYEKKLNEVPGLKKLIDTFHKDVDNGTRLFLMEFALHGLAEYSMLSKHQLTRGLQFKDLLSGMFTMSGPDDDDDSSPDDQY, translated from the coding sequence ATGACGCAACCCAATGACATTAAAACACTTGGAGCCTTAAAAAGCGCCGGGTATCGAAGCCGCTCCGTAAAACAGGAGCTGCGGGATAATCTTATTGAAAAAATCAGAGCAAAAGAAAAGGTATTCTCAGGTATATGGGGTTACGAAGAAACCGTGATCCCCGATCTTGAGCGCGCCATTCTTTCTATGCACGATATTAACCTGCTGGGCCTCAGAGGTCAGGCAAAAACCAGGATGGCCAGGATGATGGTAACCCTTCTGGATGAATACATACCAATAATTGCGGATTCAGAACTTAATGACGATCCCTTCCACCCTATTTCCAGGTACGGAAGAGATATCATTGCAGAAATGGGTGATGATACGCCGATAGACTGGCTGCACCGCGAAGATCGCTACTCCGAAAAGCTGGCCACTCCTGATGTATCCATTGCCGATCTGATCGGAGATGTCGACCCTATTAAAGCTGCTACACTAAAACTTCCTTACTCCGATGAGCGGGTTATACATTTCGGACTCATCCCCCGTTCGCACAGGGGGATATTCGTGATCAATGAACTCCCTGACCTGCAGGCAAGGATTCAGGTAGCACTTTTCAATATACTTCAGGAAGGTGATATTCAGATCAGAGGCTTCAAAGTGCGTATGCCTCTCGACATCCAGTTTGTATTTACGGCCAACCCTGAAGACTATACCAACCGGGGAAGTATTGTAACGCCGCTCAAAGACCGGATCGACAGCCAGATTATCACACATTACCCTAAGGACCTGAAGGTATCAAGAATGATCACTGAACAGGAAGCGCGGATAAAGCCTGAGCAAAAGGAAGCCGTGGAGGTAAACGACATTGCCAAAGATCTTATTGAGCAGATTGCTTTTGAAGCCAGAAACAGTGAGTATGTAGACGCTAAAAGTGGTGTATCTGCCAGACTTACCATATCAGCCTATGAAAACCTGGTAAGCGGAGCTGAAAGGCGTGCGCTGTACAATGGTGGGAAAACCAGTGTACGCATCTCTGATTTATATGGGGTAATACCATCCATAACGGGAAAAGTAGAGCTGGTATATGAGGGGGAACAGGAAGGGCCGGGGATAGTGGCCAACAACCTCGTAGGCAAGGCCATCAGAACCCAGTTTATTCACTTCTTCCCCAACCCTGAAAAAATAAGAAAGCAAAAGGAAGAAAACCCCTACAAACAGATCACTGACTGGTTTGGAGAGGAGCATACCCTGGACCTTTTGAATGACTTTAATAACCAGGACTATGAAAAGAAGCTAAACGAAGTACCCGGTTTAAAAAAGCTGATAGATACTTTTCACAAAGATGTTGATAATGGCACCAGGCTTTTCCTGATGGAATTTGCCCTGCACGGGCTCGCTGAATACAGCATGCTAAGTAAACATCAGCTTACGCGCGGATTGCAATTCAAAGATCTGCTTAGTGGCATGTTTACTATGTCTGGACCTGATGATGATGACGACTCTTCTCCTGATGATCAATATTAA
- a CDS encoding rhomboid family intramembrane serine protease, whose product MLRLTPVVKNLLIINIVVFILQYVLRGMDFTGLISLWIIESDNFKPYQYFTYMFAHGGFGHILFNMLGLVFLGPLLEQFWGPKRFLIFYMVTGIGAGVLYSGIEYWRTSQLESDVTSYVIEPTPDHFSRFADEHDQYFNSKVYDFANDFSKNPEDPYYINQSKEIVKGTYQSLLNGSSMLGASGAIYGILMAFGLLFPNTQLMLLIPPIPIKAKYLVLILGGIALYSGLNRESGDNVAHFAHLGGMIFAFIMIKIWQQSRDKFY is encoded by the coding sequence ATGTTAAGATTAACTCCGGTAGTTAAAAATCTGCTGATTATCAATATTGTGGTGTTTATACTGCAATATGTGTTACGGGGTATGGATTTTACCGGCCTGATATCACTATGGATCATTGAATCTGACAACTTTAAGCCATATCAATATTTTACCTACATGTTTGCTCATGGAGGGTTTGGGCATATCCTGTTCAATATGCTGGGATTAGTCTTTCTTGGGCCGCTGTTAGAGCAGTTCTGGGGACCAAAAAGATTCCTGATCTTTTATATGGTCACTGGTATTGGTGCAGGTGTACTATATAGTGGCATCGAATATTGGAGAACCAGCCAGCTGGAAAGTGATGTTACTTCTTATGTTATTGAACCAACTCCGGATCATTTCTCAAGATTTGCAGATGAACATGATCAATATTTCAACAGCAAAGTGTATGACTTCGCCAATGATTTTTCGAAGAACCCGGAAGATCCTTACTACATCAATCAAAGTAAAGAAATTGTTAAGGGAACCTATCAGAGTTTGCTCAATGGAAGCAGCATGCTAGGGGCATCTGGAGCTATATATGGAATATTAATGGCTTTTGGGCTCCTTTTTCCTAATACACAGCTTATGCTGCTTATACCTCCGATTCCGATTAAAGCAAAATATTTAGTATTGATTTTAGGAGGTATAGCATTATATTCGGGTTTAAATAGAGAGAGTGGTGATAATGTAGCCCATTTTGCTCACCTGGGGGGTATGATATTCGCCTTTATTATGATCAAGATCTGGCAGCAAAGCCGCGATAAATTTTATTAG
- a CDS encoding glycoside hydrolase family 3 N-terminal domain-containing protein, with the protein MIKKVFSATLFIFSTITYSFSQNQEQERWVDSVFNVLDLEQRIGQLFMMPVYSGGNEKHFQIVERQIEKNHIGGLIFMQGSPTRQIDLTNRFQTSSSVPLLIAMDMEWGAGMRLDSTINFPKQMALGAIENDSLVYAMGAEIAREMKILGVHMNFAPVADINTNPENLVIGVRSFGSNKKQVTSKAIAYMKGLQENGVLSCAKHFPGHGDTRQDSHLTLPLIDHNKKRLDTLELYPFKKLIYAGTSAIMTAHVQIPAIDSKKNTPATLSPKVIHDILRKELKYEGLIITDALNMKAVSDHYSNGEAELLALQAGNDILLFSENVPEAIKLIKKNLLKKKINKQQFEESVKRILRAKFKAGLNQWDSLNNENINLKLNRPGTELLKHKLVEKSITVLNNPDSLLPISTLDNKTFASLSIGPSGEFTKYLDKYAFFSHYVKEGGDNDLLYRQLRNYDVVVVGLFDLDKTQGINGVTQEMLQLFDRLNNETKLIFSLFDSPYNLKGLDRFDHLICAFDNSEHTQKLVPSAIFGGIATNGRIPVNISKNINFGQGADTPSLSRLTFSTPEGASMDSRVLQKIDDIAHEAITDKATPGCQVMVVRNGKIVFDKSYGYYTYDSIKPVDDYTIYDIASITKVLSTMQAVMFLEERGVIDLDKKISVYLPELRGTNKEHMIIRDILTHQAGLWPYLPFWKRTLEDSFLAGGLYKGYPESGFNYQVSEGLFTTEAMQDSVWQWVKNSKLRDKINKRPYDYKYSDMGYYLLKKMIEKMINQPMNEFLQQNFYDPMGLTTLSYLPLCNFPLSRIAPTERDDYFRNTLVYGMVHDQGAALCGGVAGHAGLFSSAIDLAKMMQMHLQDGTYGGVRFFQPGTIERFTQKQYETNRRGIGWDKPAVGDWNGPTSEFSSPKTFGHTGFTGTAVWADPEFNLIFVFLSNRIHPDANNSKLIKNNIRTRIQDVIYESIWSYEQRFDSY; encoded by the coding sequence ATGATTAAAAAAGTTTTTAGCGCCACTTTATTCATTTTTTCGACTATAACATACTCATTTTCACAAAACCAGGAGCAGGAAAGGTGGGTTGATAGTGTATTTAACGTATTGGATCTCGAACAGAGGATCGGGCAACTTTTCATGATGCCTGTATACTCCGGAGGCAATGAAAAACACTTTCAGATCGTAGAGCGCCAAATTGAAAAAAACCATATTGGAGGGCTTATATTTATGCAGGGTAGCCCTACCCGTCAGATAGACCTCACGAACAGGTTCCAGACCTCTTCCTCTGTACCTTTACTTATTGCTATGGACATGGAGTGGGGAGCCGGCATGCGCCTCGACAGTACTATTAATTTCCCTAAGCAGATGGCACTTGGTGCCATTGAAAATGATAGCCTGGTATACGCCATGGGTGCTGAAATAGCACGTGAAATGAAAATACTCGGCGTACATATGAATTTTGCTCCCGTAGCTGATATCAATACTAATCCGGAAAATCTTGTCATAGGTGTACGGTCTTTCGGCAGCAATAAAAAACAAGTTACCAGCAAAGCCATCGCCTACATGAAAGGCCTTCAGGAAAATGGTGTGCTCTCCTGCGCCAAACACTTTCCCGGACACGGTGACACCCGACAGGACTCTCACCTGACTCTCCCGCTGATTGACCATAACAAAAAAAGACTTGATACGCTGGAGCTATACCCGTTCAAAAAACTCATTTATGCAGGTACTTCAGCAATAATGACTGCCCACGTACAGATACCAGCCATTGATAGCAAAAAAAACACCCCAGCTACCTTATCTCCAAAAGTGATCCACGACATACTCAGAAAGGAGCTGAAGTATGAGGGGCTGATCATAACAGATGCATTGAATATGAAGGCCGTTTCTGACCATTATAGTAACGGAGAAGCCGAGCTGTTGGCTTTGCAGGCTGGCAATGATATACTGCTCTTCTCCGAAAATGTACCGGAAGCCATAAAGCTGATCAAAAAGAACCTCTTAAAGAAAAAAATCAATAAGCAGCAATTCGAAGAAAGTGTAAAAAGGATTTTAAGGGCTAAGTTCAAAGCGGGACTCAACCAATGGGATAGTTTAAACAATGAAAACATTAACCTCAAATTAAACAGGCCCGGAACGGAGCTTCTTAAACATAAGCTGGTAGAAAAATCTATAACCGTACTAAACAATCCTGACAGCCTGCTGCCTATCAGCACGCTTGATAACAAAACCTTTGCTTCTCTCAGTATAGGCCCTTCTGGTGAGTTTACTAAATACCTGGATAAGTATGCTTTCTTTAGTCATTATGTAAAAGAAGGAGGAGATAATGATCTACTGTACAGGCAGCTCAGAAATTATGATGTAGTAGTAGTAGGACTTTTTGACCTTGACAAAACCCAGGGTATCAATGGTGTAACCCAGGAGATGTTGCAACTTTTTGACAGGCTCAATAATGAAACAAAACTTATATTTTCCCTTTTTGACAGCCCGTATAACCTGAAGGGACTCGACAGATTTGACCATCTTATCTGTGCTTTTGATAATAGTGAACATACTCAAAAACTAGTCCCTTCAGCTATTTTTGGCGGCATAGCTACCAACGGACGAATCCCGGTAAACATTTCTAAAAATATAAATTTTGGCCAGGGTGCAGATACCCCATCGTTGAGCAGACTCACCTTTTCAACACCGGAAGGAGCATCGATGGATAGCCGGGTACTACAAAAAATAGATGATATTGCTCACGAAGCCATCACAGACAAGGCCACGCCGGGATGCCAGGTAATGGTAGTAAGAAATGGGAAAATAGTGTTTGATAAGTCATATGGCTATTACACCTACGACAGTATTAAGCCGGTAGACGATTATACCATTTATGATATAGCCTCTATTACGAAGGTACTCTCCACCATGCAGGCTGTTATGTTTTTAGAAGAAAGAGGAGTTATAGATCTGGACAAAAAAATATCTGTGTACCTTCCTGAGTTGCGCGGCACGAATAAGGAACACATGATCATAAGAGATATACTGACCCACCAGGCTGGTCTGTGGCCCTACCTCCCCTTCTGGAAAAGAACCCTGGAAGATTCATTCTTAGCCGGCGGGCTATACAAAGGTTATCCAGAATCAGGCTTTAATTACCAGGTATCTGAAGGTTTATTTACGACGGAAGCCATGCAGGACAGTGTATGGCAATGGGTAAAAAACTCAAAACTGAGAGATAAAATAAACAAGCGCCCTTATGACTATAAGTACAGCGATATGGGCTACTATCTGCTCAAAAAGATGATTGAAAAAATGATAAATCAGCCCATGAATGAGTTTTTACAACAAAACTTCTACGACCCTATGGGCCTAACCACCTTAAGTTATTTGCCTTTGTGTAATTTCCCCCTTTCTCGTATAGCTCCAACAGAAAGAGATGATTATTTTCGCAACACTCTGGTATATGGAATGGTTCATGATCAGGGTGCTGCACTATGTGGTGGGGTTGCAGGTCATGCCGGGCTGTTCAGCAGTGCCATTGATCTGGCGAAGATGATGCAAATGCACCTTCAGGATGGCACATATGGAGGCGTAAGGTTTTTTCAGCCGGGAACTATTGAAAGATTTACGCAAAAGCAATATGAAACTAACAGAAGAGGGATTGGGTGGGACAAACCCGCTGTGGGCGATTGGAATGGCCCTACATCTGAATTCTCTTCTCCAAAAACCTTTGGTCATACCGGTTTTACCGGCACGGCAGTCTGGGCGGATCCCGAGTTCAACCTGATTTTTGTTTTCTTGTCTAACAGAATTCACCCTGACGCAAATAATTCCAAACTAATCAAAAACAATATTCGTACAAGGATACAGGATGTGATTTACGAGTCAATATGGAGCTATGAGCAGCGATTTGATTCATATTAA
- a CDS encoding vWA domain-containing protein: MLGHRFTNYIPNPEQDGSDFDKLLDIFLQLIVITAGDVSEALAWLNNLINQYNLTSDGYGMGDFLEDLKDKGYISDQTPDGKFEITARSEQKIRASALEEIFGKLKKSGKGDHRTNFGGLGDETTTDKREYQFGDTLEQLSVTDSLRNAQINHGLDNFMMTEHDLEVVENEYKTQTSTVLMIDISHSMILYGEDRITPAKKVAMALAELITKKYPKDTLDIIVFGNDAWQIEIKDLPYLQVGPYHTNTVAGLELSMDLLRRRKNTNKQIFMITDGKPTCLKQGIKYYKNSFGLDPKIINKTLNLAKQCHKLKIPVTTFMIASDPYLKQFVREFTQVNHGNAYYSSLKGLGDLVFEDYRRNRRKKF; encoded by the coding sequence ATGTTAGGACATCGATTTACAAATTATATTCCCAATCCGGAACAAGACGGATCAGATTTCGACAAACTGTTGGATATTTTTCTACAGCTAATTGTCATTACCGCAGGAGATGTTTCCGAAGCCCTTGCCTGGCTTAATAATCTTATCAATCAATACAACCTGACAAGTGATGGTTACGGAATGGGTGACTTCCTGGAAGACCTCAAAGACAAAGGATATATAAGTGACCAGACTCCTGACGGTAAATTTGAGATTACGGCAAGAAGTGAACAGAAAATACGCGCCAGTGCACTGGAAGAAATTTTCGGGAAATTAAAAAAGTCAGGAAAAGGAGACCACCGTACAAACTTTGGTGGTTTAGGAGATGAAACAACCACGGATAAACGTGAGTACCAGTTTGGAGATACCCTTGAGCAGCTTTCCGTTACAGATTCTTTGCGAAATGCTCAGATCAACCACGGTCTTGACAACTTCATGATGACCGAGCATGACCTGGAGGTTGTTGAAAATGAGTATAAAACCCAGACCTCAACGGTTTTAATGATCGATATTTCCCATTCGATGATCCTCTATGGAGAAGACCGGATAACACCGGCCAAAAAGGTGGCCATGGCTCTGGCGGAGCTGATTACAAAGAAATATCCTAAAGACACACTTGACATAATTGTATTTGGTAATGACGCCTGGCAAATTGAGATCAAAGACCTGCCTTACCTGCAGGTAGGCCCATATCACACCAACACAGTTGCAGGGCTGGAGCTTTCTATGGACCTGCTCAGAAGAAGGAAAAATACCAATAAGCAGATTTTTATGATTACGGATGGAAAACCAACCTGTCTGAAGCAGGGAATAAAATATTATAAGAACAGTTTCGGACTCGATCCTAAGATTATTAATAAAACCCTGAACCTTGCCAAACAATGCCATAAATTAAAAATACCTGTTACCACCTTCATGATCGCCTCAGATCCGTATTTAAAACAATTTGTGAGAGAGTTCACCCAGGTTAACCACGGTAATGCATATTACAGCAGCCTTAAAGGGTTGGGTGACCTTGTTTTTGAAGACTACCGAAGGAACAGAAGAAAGAAATTTTAA